Sequence from the Mycobacterium florentinum genome:
CGCCCTCGGCGTCATCGTTTACCAACTCCGAAGTGCGCCAGCAAGATCACGGGAATCCCAGGTAATCGTCGAAACGTGCGCCACCTACTGGCACACCGTGGACTTCCTGTGGGTGCTCATCTTCGCGCTGTTGTACGTGGTGAGGTGAGGCGTGAAATTCAACAAACGGCTGCTGGTGGTGTGGGTGATCCTGGCGTTGCTCACGCTCGGTTACCTGTGGCTGGACCACTCGGTCGACGGGTCGCTGAAATCCAGTGCGGTGGTGACGTCGAGCGTCATCGTCATCGCACTCATCAAGGTGCGCATCATCTTTCGCGAGTTCATGGAGGTGCGAAACGCACCCGTGCTGCTCTGCCGACTGACCGACGCCTGGGTGGTGGTGATGGCCGTCGCGATGCTCAGCTGCTACTTCGTCGGGATGCAGCTCGGGTAGTGCGCACGAAGCGGTGGTTCAGCCCACCGGCGCGACAGCATCCGCCGTCGTGAACGACAGGTGCAGTTCGCTCAAGCCGCGCAAGATATAGGTCGGCTCGTAGGTGTAGCGACGGTCGGCGGCCGGCCCGTGATGGGCTTCGTTGATCTCGATGTGCGGCATCCGGTCCAGGATGCGTTCGATCGAGACCCGTCCCTCCACCCGCGCGAGCGGTCCGCCCGGGCACGAGTGCACACCGCGGGCGAACGCCATGTGCTCGCGAACGTTCTTGCGGTGCAAGTCGAACTCGTGCGGGTTGTCGAATCGGCGGGGGTCTCGATTGGCCGCACCCGGGAGCACCATCACCACGGTGCCCGCGGGTATGTCGACGCCACCGATGTTGGTGTCCCGGACGGCCAGTCGGGAGTCGCTCTTGACCGGGCTGTCCATGCGCAGCGATTCCTCGATGAAGCCGGGAATCAGGCTGCGGTCGTCACGAAGTGCCTGCTGGATATCGGGCCGGTCGCCGAGCACCTGCAGCGCAGCGCTGAGCAGCTTGGCCGTGGTCTCCTGGCCTGCGGCGAAAAGGAAGGTGGCCGAGCGGGAGATTTCGATGACCTCGGGTGTGGATCCGTCGGGGTATTTCGCCGTCGCCAGCGATGTCAGCACATCCTCGCCGGGATTGCCGCGGCGCTCCTCGATGTAGGAACAGAATTTGTCGTCGAGCCACTCCAGCGGATTGATGCCGACCGACTCGTGATCAAGTGCCCCCACTCGGGCGCCGGGGCGGTCGGCACCCAAAACGGTGCGGAACTCCTTGTGATCCTCCTCGGGAACGCCGAGCAGGTCGGCGATGACCAGCGTGGCAAACGGCTTGGAATATTCGGCGATGAACTCGCACTCACCGGTGGCGAGGAACTCGTCGAGTTGGCGGTCGGCCAACCGCCACATGAATTCCTCGTTGTGCTTCAGCCGGCTGGGGGTCAGCAGCTTGCTCAGCACCGAGCGGGCCTTGGTGTGGTCCGGCGGGTCCATCGTGACCATGTGCTCGTTCATCGGGAAGTAGCTGCGGTGCTCGTCGATCAGGGCGCGAATGTCACTGCCCTCGGGCGTGAACGGCAGCGGCGGGAACGGTCCGCCCAGCGCGACGATGTTGGAGAAGGTTTCCGGGTCCTTGTAGATCTCGGTGGCCTCCGCGTAGCCGGTGATTGCGATGACCCCGTAGTGCGGCAGGCGCAGCACCGGGTTCTGGCTGCGCAGGTAGTCGAAGTACGGGTGCGGATCGGGGACCAGAGACTGGTCGGTGAAGAAGTCGATCGACTCGTAGTCGGTCATCGGATTGCGTCTCCCTGGGCTGACTTAAACGATGGGCTTCGGCGGCATGCGGTACCGGCCCCCCGATTTCGGAAATCTGCTGAGCACCTGCTTAGCACGGCGGTAATGTCGTGGTCAAGGTCACAACGCCGTGCCACGCTACGATTCCCGTGGTCGGCAGGTGAGCGCGGAAAGGACGGAGCAGCGGCATGACATCGGCCCGCAGGATCGGGGCGCCGGACGCCAAGAACCGCGGCCTGCTGCTCGATGCGGCCGAACAGTTGATGATCGAGGAGGGCTACGCCGCCGTCACGTCGCGCCGTCTGGCGAACAAGGCGGGGCTGAAGCCTCAGCTGGTGCACTACTACTTCCGCACCATGGAGGAGTTGTTCCTCGAGGTCTTCCGTCGCCGCGGCGAAGAAGCGCTCGAGGTGCACGCTCAGTTGATGCAGTCGCCGCAGCCGCTATGGGCGGTATGGAGGTTCGGCACCGACCCCGCATTCACCCGGATTTCCATGGAATTCATGGCGCTGGCCAATCACCGCAAAGACATGCGAGCCGAAATCGCTTATTACGCGGAACGTTTCCGCGAAGAACAACGCCAAGCGGTGACGGCTGCGCTGGAGCGCTACGGCGTGGCACGCGAAGAGATGCCGCCGGTGGTGGTTGCCGTTCTCATGTCCAGCCTGTCGCGATTTCTCGTGCTCGAGCAGGCGGTCGGTATTTCGGCCGGTCATGCCGAAACCGTGGCATTAGTCGAGAGTCACCTGCGTCGCCTGGAAGGCGAGCCACAGCCCTTTGCGGGGGTGCCGGAGACCTGGGTGGTTCACCAGTTGCGCAGCGAGCAAAGC
This genomic interval carries:
- a CDS encoding cytochrome C oxidase subunit IV family protein; the encoded protein is MKFNKRLLVVWVILALLTLGYLWLDHSVDGSLKSSAVVTSSVIVIALIKVRIIFREFMEVRNAPVLLCRLTDAWVVVMAVAMLSCYFVGMQLG
- a CDS encoding cytochrome P450; the protein is MTDYESIDFFTDQSLVPDPHPYFDYLRSQNPVLRLPHYGVIAITGYAEATEIYKDPETFSNIVALGGPFPPLPFTPEGSDIRALIDEHRSYFPMNEHMVTMDPPDHTKARSVLSKLLTPSRLKHNEEFMWRLADRQLDEFLATGECEFIAEYSKPFATLVIADLLGVPEEDHKEFRTVLGADRPGARVGALDHESVGINPLEWLDDKFCSYIEERRGNPGEDVLTSLATAKYPDGSTPEVIEISRSATFLFAAGQETTAKLLSAALQVLGDRPDIQQALRDDRSLIPGFIEESLRMDSPVKSDSRLAVRDTNIGGVDIPAGTVVMVLPGAANRDPRRFDNPHEFDLHRKNVREHMAFARGVHSCPGGPLARVEGRVSIERILDRMPHIEINEAHHGPAADRRYTYEPTYILRGLSELHLSFTTADAVAPVG
- a CDS encoding TetR/AcrR family transcriptional regulator; protein product: MTSARRIGAPDAKNRGLLLDAAEQLMIEEGYAAVTSRRLANKAGLKPQLVHYYFRTMEELFLEVFRRRGEEALEVHAQLMQSPQPLWAVWRFGTDPAFTRISMEFMALANHRKDMRAEIAYYAERFREEQRQAVTAALERYGVAREEMPPVVVAVLMSSLSRFLVLEQAVGISAGHAETVALVESHLRRLEGEPQPFAGVPETWVVHQLRSEQSTPLGPSLDTTTAPSTARSQ